The window ATATTGCCTGCTTGTTGATGAGCGTCCCGAAGAGGTGACCGATTTTACGCGCAGTGTGAAGGCCAAAGTATATTCCTCGTCTATGGACCATAGTCAGGAAAGTCATATTAAGGTTGTCGATCAGGTCATCGCAGAGGCCTTTAAGGAAGCTGCCGCAGGGCATAATGTGATGATATTGCTTGATTCACTTACGCGTCTGGCGCGGGTACATAACGCGCAGCACCGGGGCAGCGGGCGTACGATGTCCGGAGGAGTGACTGCCGGCGCCCTTGAGGTGCCCCGCCGTATTTTTGGTGTTGCCCGCAATGTAGAGGGTCTGGGCTCTATAACGATCCTTGCGACGATCCTGGTCGATACAGGCAGCGCTATGGATAATGTCATATTTGAGGAGTTTAAAGGTACGGGGAATATGGAACTGGTGCTATCAAAAGAGCTGGCACAAAAGAGGGTGTTCCCGGCAATCGATGTGTCAAAGAGCGGTACCCGGCGTGCCGAGCTTTTGTTTGAACCGGAAGAGTACAGACGCCTTGAATTATTGCGCCGGGGCATGGCATCGATGAATAATAGTGTTGCCGCTATGGAAAAGCTGATAGAGCTGCTTCAGAAATATCCGAGCAATAGCGATCTCTTAGAATCGTTTAAAGATGTTAAGGGTTAGTTAGGGCCGGGTCTTGAGTTCAATAAAGTATCTGACACTCAATCCCTTCCCTTTCGAATCCCTTCATCAGCTCTTTTCCCTTCTCCGTGAAAAAACTGTCCTCCATGGCCCACTGCATCCCGTGCTTTTTGTATAACCAGTCCGCGTAATGGTAGTTCAGCCTGTCTATAAGCACATTGTCCACCTTCCCTTTTAATTCGCTGACCAGTCCCTCGGCGCCCGGCAGGACCGGCGCTATCATGGCAAAGGTCCTGATCCCTGCGGAGTGAAGATCTGCAAGCGCCTCGATCCTCTTTTTCACGGGCGGGGCCCCCGGTTCGAAGATGCTTCTTATTTTTTCATCGGCCGTAGTTATCGTGAACCCTGCCTCGGCATCGCTTGCCCTCTTCAGTATCTCAATGTCCCTCAGGACAAGAGGGGATTTGGTCTGAATGGTGAAAGGCCAGCCGTTATCAGCGAGGATGGAAAGGCATTTCTTCGTGATCATATATTTTTTCTCAAGGGGTTGATAGGGGTCGCACACGCCGCTTATCCATACGCGTCCAACCTTTTTCTTCTTTACCTCATGGGCCAAAAGTTCAGGGGCGTTTATTTTCACATCAACAAAATCCCCCCAGCGCTCGGCATGGCCTGTAAACCTCTTCATGAATTTGGCATAGCAGTAAACGCAGGCGTGCGCGCAGCCGACATACGGATTTAAGGCGTACTCATAGACCTGAGACTTTGAGAGGACACTCTTTGCCATAATTTCCCTGATCTTCATTTCTTGATTTTATCACGATCCGGATTAAACAGAAAAAAACAGCAGTCAGCAATCAGCTGTCAGCTTTGAGCCCTTCGATAAAGAAAGTCATTTCATCATCCTGAAAAGCTCAAGCCCCTCTTCGAGGAATGAATTGAGTTCATCAGGTTTCAGCAAGATATT of the Nitrospirota bacterium genome contains:
- the rho gene encoding transcription termination factor Rho, whose amino-acid sequence is MSSFRSNSRRGRSWPQQRSNVPARRVVSPDEKKFLAGTAVNPHTRIILEKGSDDLSVRALDLICPIGMGQRGLVVSSPGLGKTTFLKNISNAVTNGYPDMKVYCLLVDERPEEVTDFTRSVKAKVYSSSMDHSQESHIKVVDQVIAEAFKEAAAGHNVMILLDSLTRLARVHNAQHRGSGRTMSGGVTAGALEVPRRIFGVARNVEGLGSITILATILVDTGSAMDNVIFEEFKGTGNMELVLSKELAQKRVFPAIDVSKSGTRRAELLFEPEEYRRLELLRRGMASMNNSVAAMEKLIELLQKYPSNSDLLESFKDVKG
- a CDS encoding radical SAM protein; amino-acid sequence: MKIREIMAKSVLSKSQVYEYALNPYVGCAHACVYCYAKFMKRFTGHAERWGDFVDVKINAPELLAHEVKKKKVGRVWISGVCDPYQPLEKKYMITKKCLSILADNGWPFTIQTKSPLVLRDIEILKRASDAEAGFTITTADEKIRSIFEPGAPPVKKRIEALADLHSAGIRTFAMIAPVLPGAEGLVSELKGKVDNVLIDRLNYHYADWLYKKHGMQWAMEDSFFTEKGKELMKGFEREGIECQILY